Proteins encoded within one genomic window of Triticum aestivum cultivar Chinese Spring chromosome 2D, IWGSC CS RefSeq v2.1, whole genome shotgun sequence:
- the LOC123048723 gene encoding aspartyl protease family protein 2, translating into MQPETLVMSSVYSFTLCFFVAVLNPVSLALGAARSSGAAGFSLPLVPHYRTAAGVLEELLPEGDAEGGVNITSIRPKMIPYSGPLYSVRVGVGSGATQHFYKLALDLARPLTWMQCQPCVPEKRQDGSVFNTAVSPHYHYVASTDPRCTAPYGRAGHGRCIFDVEFQYGGSSAHGILGRDDFVFDGSGPGSPISSVGGLVFGCAHSTHGFDNRDVWAGVMSLNRHPTSFIRQLSDRGLAGSRFSYCLVGKQHEHLHRRGFLRFGADIPDQSHARSTALLHWDLAKGRGMYYVNLVGVSLGGRRLTAITPATFKFDPHSLRGGCTLDVGTAYTLMAPPAYHVLAAEVVKHMQRHGVHHAILPPAQKLCFHGTWDSIRVHFPSVTLHFYPESASLFIKPELLFVETMHQHTHYACFAIAAYAERTVIGAGQMLDTRFTFDLQHNRLFFAPEDCHLDTSTVN; encoded by the coding sequence ATGCAACCAGAGACATTAGTCATGTCCAGTGTATACTCTTTCACGTTGTGCTTCTTCGTTGCCGTGCTAAATCCGGTGAGCCTTGCCCTCGGCGCCGCCAGAAGCAGCGGTGCGGCCGGATTCAGCCTGCCCCTCGTGCCCCACTACCGCACTGCAGCCGGCGTACTCGAGGAGCTCCTGCCGGAAGGTGATGCCGAGGGCGGCGTGAACATCACGTCCATACGCCCCAAGATGATCCCATATTCGGGGCCCCTCTACAGCGTCCGTGTCGGCGTCGGCAGCGGCGCAACCCAGCACTTCTACAAGCTGGCGCTGGACCTCGCTCGCCCACTAACGTGGATGCAGTGCCAGCCCTGCGTACCGGAGAAGAGGCAGGACGGCTCCGTCTTCAACACCGCCGTCTCCCCTCATTACCACTACGTTGCGTCCACAGACCCTCGCTGCACGGCTCCGTACGGGCGCGCCGGCCACGGCCGGTGCATCTTCGACGTGGAGTTCCAGTACGGTGGCTCAAGCGCGCATGGCATCCTTGGCCGCGACGACTTCGTCTTTGACGGAAGCGGCCCCGGCAGCCCCATCAGTAGCGTCGGCGGCCTTGTCTTCGGCTGCGCACACAGCACGCACGGGTTCGATAACCGCGACGTCTGGGCCGGCGTCATGAGCCTCAACAGGCACCCGACCTCCTTCATCCGGCAGCTCTCGGACCGCGGCCTCGCCGGCTCGCGCTTCTCCTATTGCCTCGTCGGCAAGCAGCACGAGCACCTCCACCGGCGTGGCTTCCTCAGGTTCGGGGCAGACATCCCGGACCAGTCGCACGCACGGAGCACGGCGCTGCTGCACTGGGACCTCGCCAAGGGAAGAGGCATGTACTACGTCAACCTCGTTGGCGTCAGCCTGGGTGGGCGAAGGCTCACGGCGATCACGCCGGCGACGTTCAAGTTCGACCCGCACAGCCTCCGCGGTGGGTGCACCCTCGACGTCGGGACAGCGTACACCTTGATGGCCCCGCCCGCATACCATGTCCTGGCGGCCGAGGTCGTGAAGCACATGCAGCGCCATGGGGTGCACCACGCGATATTGCCCCCAGCGCAGAAGCTCTGCTTCCATGGGACGTGGGACAGTATCCGCGTGCACTTCCCGAGCGTGACGCTCCACTTCTACCCGGAATCGGCATCGCTCTTTATCAAGCCGGAGCTGCTGTTTGTGGAGACGATGCATCAGCATACCCACTACGCGTGTTTCGCCATCGCGGCATACGCAGAGAGGACGGTGATAGGCGCGGGGCAGATGTTGGACACGCGCTTCACGTTTGACCTCCAACACAACCGCCTCTTCTTTGCTCCGGAGGATTGCCACCTAGACACTAGCACAGTTAACTAG